The sequence AATTCAATTTTACTAACAACTCGGTGTTGTCTAATTTTTCACCTTCTTGGAGAAATTTTAAAGCTTTTTCATATTGTTTGGTCAAAATATAGCAATAACCTATTGAATTGTAATCTAATGCTGTGGCTTTTCCTTCATTGATAATGATATTCAATTTTGGAATTGCTTCGTTGTATTTTTGTTTCTTAATTAATGATGAAGCTTGACTTCTAAGATCATTAAAGACATTTTTTGAAATATCGGCATCTTTGTAACATGCGTTTCCAAAGTCTTTATAAACTTTGTTTTTCTCTATTGGAAGCAGTTTTTGAAATTCAGTATAACGGTATTGTTTTATGATTTTGTCTAAAATGCAAACACAAAAATCATCAGAATTGGCCATTTTTTGCGCCATAGTCGATGTCTTACATAGGCTTATAATCTCATTTTTATTGTCTTGATTCCAACCGCGGTTTAGTTTGACATCTACCCAAGGCACAACTTCTAAAACTATTTTTTGCTTTAAAAGCCAATTTTTGCTGTGAAATCCAAACCAAATATTGCTGGTGTTTTGTCCTAAGCAAGAAGATTTATCTAATGACAAACGTTTAGCATCTTTGCTTAAAGGCTCTTCTTGAGAATAACATGCTTTGTCTATTTTTCCGTCTTCTATGTATTTTTTTGCCGTTTCGCTTGAAGTGAACAACGAATACGTACAAGTATCATCTCCTGAAATTTTAGACATCAAAAAAACAGCTCCAGCAGAACCTTGGCTAATTCCCGTTGGATCTGGAATTGATTTTAAAACAGAAACCAAGCTATTTGCCATTTGCTGATTTTCATCCAAAAGTGTTATTCTGTAAACTATTTCTGTTGTCCCAACTGGCAAATCTTCAGTTTTCAGAACGATTCGATCTCGGGCAGAAACGATGATTTCTTTTGTTGTTGCACGTTCTTTATCCCAATAGCCCTCTTTTTGAGCAAAAGCATTTAGAGAAAAAGCAATTAAAAGAGATAATACTGTTTTTTTAAAAGTCATATTAAATGGTCGTTTTTTGGCCACGAATTGCATAAATCTCACTAATTTTTATTGTTGCCAATTTTATGATTTGAAATAAACTTAGTAAAAATTATGCCAAATTATTTGTCTTGAAATCGAGTGCCCTAGCCCCGATTACTTCACTATTGTTTTATTTTAACTGGAGTTCAGTGAACTTCGTTTGAGGCGGTATCTCCCGTTTTAGAAAAACAAGGCTTTTTGAGCCGTAGTTTTTGTTAATCGGGAATTTAGCCGAAAGCGGGATTAGCTCCTACTTTCGACTACATTCAAAATCAGTATGTTTTTATAACTCGATTGATTCGCCAATTGCCAATAACATCAAATCTTTTCCTTTATCAAAGAATTTTTTGATTGCTTCTTCATGATTGATTTCAATGTACCCAAAAGTATCAAAATGATAGCCAAGAACTTTGTCACATTCTAAAAAATCTGAGGCGATAATAGCATCTTCGATATCCATTGTGAAATTATTTCCAATCGGAAGTATTGCTAAATCTAATTCTGTTCGCAACGGAATCAATTTCATATCCATTGTAAGAGCAGTGTCTCCGGCGATGTAAATGTTTTTATGTTCGCTTTCAATTACAAACCCGCCTGGATTTCCTCCGCTAGCGCCGTCAGGAAAAGTACTCGAATGAATAGCATTTACATATTTAACTTTTCCAAAATCGAATTTCCAGCTTCCGCCATGATTCATTGGATGTGTATTAAATCCTAATTTTGCATAATAACTTGCAATTTCTGCATTTGACACAATAACTGCATTAGTCAGTTTTGCAAGAGCTTGAACGTCTAAAACGTGATCGCTGTGCGCGTGTGTCAGTAAAATATAATCTGCTTTTAAATCCCTTAGATCGATTGAAGCTGCCGCAGGATTTGCCGTAATAAAGGGATCAACAATAATATGTTTTCCTCCAACTTCGATGCCTAAAGAAGCGTGTCCGTAAAATGTTATTTTCATGATCTTATTTTTTAAATTGAACTTGATTATCTTCCTCCAAGAAAAAGATTAACGATAATATCTGAAATTAGTGAAATCATGCAGATTACTAATAATAGCGAAAGCAAAAAAGTACTTAGCGCCACTTTTTTTAATTCTGGATCTAAAAGCTTAGGATCCTGATTTTTAGAAACCGTAATTAGATGTTTGGTTAAAGGAATATAAGCCAGCAAAAATAAATACTGATCAAAATTATAATCACTTAAAATTGCAAAAACAACTACCAAAATCATTGCGGTAATAATCAAAGTGAAATGATATACCTTAGCTTTTGCTCCACCAATTTGAACTACAATGGTGTTTTTTCCAGATTTTCGATCTGATTCTTCATCACGCATATTGTTCAAATTCAACACTGCAACACTCAGCAAACCAATTGCAATCGCAGGCAGAATTAAAAGTGGCTCAACTTCTTTCGAATATAAAAAATTGACCCCCAGCGTACTTACTAATCCGAAGAATATGAAAACGAAAACATCGCCAAATCCTTTATATCCATATGCTGAATTTCCTACTGTATATTTAATTGCAGCGACAATTGCAGCAATTCCTAACAATAAAAAGAAAATTGAATATCCAAAATTGTCTTTACCAAATGCAAAGTAAATCAGAATTATAGCCGATAAAAGCGTTAATAACGAAGTAATTATTATTGCTTTTTTCATAGCTTGAGGCGTGATTTTACCGCTTTGAATAGCACGCTGTGGCCCTACTCTGTCGGCATTATCAGTACCTTTTACGCCGTCACCATAGTCATTGGCAAAATTGGACAAAACCTGCAAGCCTAATGTTGTTAAAAGTGCAAAACCAAAAATTTTCCAGCTAAATACTTCTGTTGGCGTATTAATTGTTTCTGTTGGGTTTGATAAAGCGTAAATGCTTCCAACGATAATTCCAGAAACTGATAAAGGCAATGTGCGCAGTCGTGCGGCTTCAATCCAATGTTTCATATATTAATTTTAGATTTTAGAATATAGATTTTAGATTATTATATTCTGATTAAAAATTATAGATAAAAAAATCTAAAATCAGAAATCAGAAATCTAAAATTATTTATGGCAACCATTTATTTTCGCCAAAGTTTGGTTTTCTTTTTTCTAAAAAGGCATTTCTTCCTTCTTTAGCTTCTTCTGTCATGTAAGCTAAACGAGTTGCTTCTCCGGCAAAAACTTGCTGTCCAACCATTCCGTCATCTGTCAAGTTCATAGCGAATTTCAACATTTTTATAGAAGTTGGCGATTTTTGAAGAATTTCTTGAGCCCACTCATAAGCAGTAGCTTCAAGCTCATCATGAGGAATTACGGCATTTACCATTCCCATTTCAAAAGCTTCTTGCGCTGAGTAGTTTCTTCCTAAAAAGAAAATTTCACGAGCTTTTTTCTGTCCAACCATTTTAGCCAAATAAGCAGATCCGTAACCTCCGTCAAAACTTGTAACGTCAGCATCTGTTTGTTTAAAAATAGCGTGTTCTTTACTTGCCAAAGTCATATCACAAACCACGTGCAAGCTGTGTCCGCCTCCTACAGCCCAACCCGGAACTACTGCAATGACTACTTTTGGCATAAAACGAATTAATCGCTGCACTTCAAGAATGTTTAAACGATGTTGTCCATCGTCACCCACATACCCTTGGTGTCCGCGAGCATTTTGATCTCCGCCGCTGCAAAAAGAATACACACCATCTTTAGTTGACGGGCCTTCGGCAGAAAGCAAAACCACGCCAATTGACGTATCTTCTTGTGCATCGTAAAAAGCTTGGTAAAGTTCTGAAGTTGTTTTTGGACGAAAGGCATTTCTAACATTTGGTCTATTAAAAGCAATTCTGGCAACTCCATTACATTTTTTATAGGTTATATCTTCAAATTCTCTGGCAGTAATCCAATCCATTTTATTTGTTTGTTTTATAATTATAGTGTAAAAATAAAGCATTTTTACATTTTTACCTACTCAATTTAATTTAAGTCTTGCACCAAAACAACTCCGAATGTTAACAATTGGTATTTACTTACAAAAAATAACACTTTTTAACATTAGTTTTAAAAAATAATAATTAATTTTACACCCTAGAAATCAACGAGATACAATTTATTTTGTTGATATAAGATTGATTTTCTTTCACTGATTTATTAACCTAAAAAATGATTTTTTTGAGAAAATTTAAAAAATTTGTCGCTCATTTTTTTACGGTTTTAATTAGTAAAAAAACCTTAAACAGTGAGCAAATGATTTATGCGTTTGTTAAAACTTCAAAAAGGCGATAGTAGCACCTACGGTTAAACAATAGAATTGTTCAATGTAATTAGTATAAAAGATTGATTACGAAAAGAGGAAAAAATACTAACTGAAACTTTCTAAAAGTTATTTTATCAAACCAAATGGATTAGCCGTGAAATCGAGCTTTTGCAAATCAAAATGAATGTATCAATTGTTTAAAAGACATACCCATGATGAAAAGTAATTTCTAAAAGCAATAAAGCTATTATTTTTTAAATGGATTCGAATTATTTTATTTCTGTTTTTTTTTAATTACAATTTTTTTTAAAACTAGAATAAAAAGAGAGAGGCTGCTTGTAATGAGCAGCCTTTCTTGTTGGGTGAAATTCCAAAAAAAAATAAAATTGCTTCACCAGTTCGCTAACGCTCGGGTCCAAATTCCAGTAAAATTTAGAATTTGGAATTTGGAATTTTGAAATATTGTGATTTAACCTTTTAGTTTTCTTTTACAAGATAAATCCCGTCTTCTTTGATTTCAATAAGCTTCTCTTTATACAAAGCGCCGATTGCTTTTTTAAAGGTCTTTTTGCTCATTTTCAATACTGTTTTAATATCTTCAGGATGTGAGTTGTCATTTAGCCTCAAGAAACCTCTATTTGCTCTTAATTCTCCTAAAATCTTCTCGGCGTTCGGTTCAATGCTTTCATAACCTTGAACTTGCAGCACAACATCTATTTTATTGTCGGGACGAATATTTTTAATATAGCCACGCATTCTGTCTCCAGTTCGGATCGAATCATCATAGACTTCATCTTTATACAAAAGACCTTTGTGCTGCTCATTAATGATGACATTAATTCCCATGTCTGTAATATGCGAAACAATCAAATCAACTTCTTCACCTTTTTCAACCGTCAAATGATCGTTGCTCAAAAACTGATTTGTTTTGCTCGACGCCACCAAACGATTCGTTTGTTTATCCATATACAAATAAACCAAGTAACGTTTTCCTTTTTCCATTGGGCGCGCTTGTTCTTTAAACGGAACAAGAATGTCTTTTTCCATTCCCCAATCCATAAAAGCGCCCACTTGATTGATGTAATTTACTCTCAAAAGCGCAAATTCATTCAACATTATATAAGGTTCAAGCGTTGTCGCCACTGGTCGTTGTTCGTGATCCAAATAAACAAAAACAACAAGCTCTTCGCCTATTTCAAATTCATTTGGGACATATTTATTTGGAAGCAAAACATCATGAATTCCGTCAGGATCATTTTCAGGATTTCCTAAAAACAAGCCAACTTTAGTATCACGCAATATTTTTAGTGCATTGTATTTTCCTATTTTAAGCATATTCTTTAAGTTCTAGGGTGCAAATGTACGAAGTTTGGGAATGGTAAACCGAAAAATGTTAAAGAACGCCGCATTTTGTCATAGTTTATTCCTTTTAATTACATTTGAAAACCTATAATTAACACCAAATAAATGAAAAAGACCCTTATCTATGCTGCTTTCGCATTTTTAATTTTCACTCAAGCTTCTGTATCCCAAGTTTCTGAAGACCCGGAAATAAAGAAAATGATCAGCGAAATCAAAGCTGAAAATCTCGAAGCAACTATCAACAAATTAGTTTCTTTTGGAACAAGACATACTTTAAGTGATCCAAAAAACAAAACAAAAGGAATTGGTGCGGCGCAACAATGGGTGAAATCTGAGTTTGATAAATTTGCACTGGAATCTAATGGCCGATTAACTTCTGAAATTGATTATTTTGACGTTAAAGCAGATGGCAAAAGAATCAATGTTGACAGTAAGATTGGAAATGTAATGGCCACTTTAAAAGGAACAGATCCAAATGACAATCGTATAATTATTATAAGCGGACACCTAGATTCAAGAGTTTCTGATGTTATGAATATCAAATCAAATGCTCCAGGAGCGAATGATGATGGTTCTGGCGTTGCTGCTGTGATTGAATTAGCAAAAGTGATGAGCAAAAGATCTTTTCCAGCAACCATTATTTTTGTTGCCGTAACTGGTGAAGAGCAAGGATTAATTGGTGCGCGACATCTTGCAGAAAAAGCAAAAGAAGGCAAATGGAATATTATTGCGATGCTTAATAATGATATGATTGGAAATAGCTTGTCTAGCGGCACCAATTTGAGAGACAATACTCAAATTCGTATTTTCAGTGAAACTATTCCGTATCTAGAAACTGAAGAGGAAGCTAAAATGCGTAAAGCAATAAGTCGTGATAATGATAGTCCGTCAAGGCTTTTGGCTCGATACATCAAAACTGTTACTGAACAATATGTAGATCAGCTGAAAGTAAAATTAGTTTATAGAAATGACCGTTTTTTGCGTGGTGGAGATCATACGCCATTTAGCCAAAATGGTTTTACGGCAGTTCGTTTTTGCGAAATGAATGAAAATTTCGATCATCAGCATCAGGATTTGAGAACTGAAAACAACATAAAATATGGCGATTTGCCTGAATTTATGGATTTTGACTATTTGAGAAAAAACACTTGTTCAAACTTGGCAACATTAGCAAATCTTGCTTCGTCTCCAAAAGCTCCTGAAAATGTTGGAATTGAGGTTAAAAAACTTTCTAATTCATCTACTTTGATTTGGTCTGCTCCAGAAGGAAAAGCGCAATATGGCTATCAAATTTTAATGAGAGAAACTTCATCTTCACATTGGGAAAAAACAATTTTTGTAAAAGATACACAGGCAGAAATTCCATATTCTAAAGATAATTACTTTTTTGCTGTACAAACGGTAGATGCTTTAGGACATTCAAGTTTGCCGATTTTCCCTATTCCTATTAAATAAGATTATTTTAAAAATAAAAAGCGCCAATAGGCGCTTTTATTTTTTTACTTGTTGTAAACACTTTCTTTTTTAAAGTGGATTGTCAATAAATAATATACAACCGCCCTGTATTTGTGTTTGTTGGCATGACCGTATTTTTCGATCACAGCATTAATACCGGCATCTAAATCTGGACCGTCTTTCAATCCTAATTTTTTGATCAAAAAGTTTTTCTTTACTGTGTCTAATTCAGATTGTTGCGAAGATGCAACTGTAGAGGCATCAGCATTATAAATAGATGGCCCACAGCCAATCGTTACTTTTGTCAACAAATCCATGTTTGGCGATATACCGCATTTCTCTTTTAAATCTGCCGCATACTTTTTAATTAATTCTTCTCTTGCGCTCATAATTTTAATATTGGTTACAATTAATGCAGCCAATTTAAAATAAAATATGGATTTAAAATAAATTTTAACACAATTTAACTTACAAAAAAAATCAAATCAATTCTTTAAAATACTGTTTCAGAATGACATCATTTTCAGCAGTTGGAGTAAATATTTCAAAAAGAACCGGAGTATTGTCTTGAGAGTAAAAAGTATTGATGTTTTCACGTAGTGATTTATTATCAGAAGCCTTTAAATACTCAAACCCATACATTTTCGCCAAATGTTCAGCAGTCAATTGATGCGAAGTCTCAAAATAAGTATTGAAAACAGGTTTCTCTTCATGTCCAGGCAAAATTCTGAAAATTCCTCCCCCACCATTATTGATTAAAATAATTTTGAAGTTTTTTGGGATATAAGAATTCCATAAGGCATTGCTGTCATATAAAAAGCTGATATCGCCGGTTATAAAAATCCCTTGTTTCTTGCTGCCTACGGCAGCACCAATTGCCGTTGATGTACTTCCATCGATTCCGCTCGTTCCTCTGTTGCAGAAAACTTCAATCGATTCATCAATATCAATTAATTGTGCATATCGAATGGCAGAACTGTTACTAATTTGTAATTGGCTGTTTTTTGGCAATGATTTAATGATTTCGTCAAAAACTTTAAAATCTGAAAAGGGTATTTTTTGCAAATATTCGTTACGTTTTGCTTTTCGCAAATCATACACTTTTTTGATTTCAGAAAAATAATTGCTTTTTGTAAACTCCGTTTTTGCAAATAATTCAGTGAAAAAATTATTTGGCTTCATTACAAAATGCTGCGTCAAGGCGCCAAAAGTATCGTATGCACGCAAAGCGTCTATATGCCAATGCTGTTTTGGTTTATATTTTCGCAAAAATCCTTTGATTCTTTTAGAAACAATCATTCCCCCAAAAGTGATTAAAATTTCAGGCTCAAGAGCTTTGAAATCAGCATCATCAAAAGGCGTAATTAAAGTGTCAATACTACTAACAAAATGAGGATGATGCAAATTAGAAGTCGTTTCGGTCAATACTACAACTGATGGATCATTGGCTAAATTTTCAATAATTGCATTATCAATTGTATTCGCTTCATTTACGCCAACTAAAACAAGTTTACGTTTAGCTTTATTCCAAATAGAAACAAATTCAGCTTCATTTTCAATGGTTTTTGTTCCGATTATTTCCTCAGAATTTGTGATTTTAGATTGAACAGAAAGCGTTTCAACAGTTTCGTATAAAGGTTCTTCAAAAGGCGCATTAATATGAACTGGCCCTTTTTGAAGAATGGAAGTTTCAATCGCTTTATTGATTTTCAAATCATTTTCAACAGAAGCTTCTTCGGTTAAATTGGCATTGAAAACGGAGTGATTCAAGAAAACATTTTCCTGACGAATGGTCTGTCCGTCGCCAATATCAATCTTGTTTTGCGGGCGATCTGCAGAAATTACGATTAAAGGGATTTGACTATAAAAAGCTTCGGCTACAGCCGGATAATAATTCAATAATGCTGATCCTGAGGTACAAACAACCGCTGTTGGTTGTTTGGTTTGTTGTGCAATTCCTAAAGCAAAAAATGCTGCACAACGCTCATCAGCTATGCTGTAACATTTAAAATTTGGATTTTGTGCAAATCCTATCGTTAAAGGTGCGTTTCGTGAACCTGGAGAAATTATAATGTTTGTTATTCCTTTTGCTGAACAAATTTCGATAATGCTTTGTGCAAGCGGTATTTTGGGGTAAATCATTCCTGTGGCGTATTATTTTTTAAAGAAAATTAATGAAACTAAAACTTTCTTTTACTATTACAAAGTTACAAACTTCGTAATTGATTTAACTTATAAATGGCAAGATATTAAGAAACATTCTCAAAAAAGGGAATATATTTGTAAAAGTGAATTTGTACTAAAAATATACACCTTATGCGTTTACTTTACATTGTCATCCTTTTTCTTTCACTACAAACCGTAAGTTCTCAAAATCAGTTTGTTCCAAATGATACGCCATATAAAACCGCATTAGAAAAAGCAAAAACGGAAGGAAAACCGCTTTTTATAATGCTTTACGCCGATTGGTGCCCGCATTGCAATCAAATGAAAAAAGAGGTTTTCAGCAATCCTGACGTAATGGCTTTTTTAAACGAAAACTATGTTTGTATTTGGAAAAATATTGAAAAAGATGAAGGAATAACTTTGAAGGACAAATACAAAACAAAATCGCTGCCTACATTTTTGTTTTTGGATTCGAATGAAACGCTTTTATATGCCTTGAAAGGCGAAATGAAAACGCCTGAGTTTATGATCGAGGCAAAATATGCGCTGAATTCCCGAATGCAATTGCCTTATTTAGAAAAAGAATTCATGTCAGATCCGAGTAATTCTGATAAATTTTTTGCTTATTTAAGTACGCTCAAAAAAGGAAAGGATCGAACTGAATTATCGCCAGCAACTCATATTTATTTAAAAACACAATCTGATGCACAATTAGTTAGTGAAACCAATTGGAGAATTATTGCTAATGGCGTTACTGATATTAATTCAAGGGAATTTCAATACGTTTTAAAACATCAAAAAGAATTTGCAACTGTTGCTTCTCAAAGTCGTGTAGACCGTAAAATTGAAAGTATTGTAACCGAATTACTTCGCCCTTACGTTGATAATTTAGATACTGTAAATTATTTTAAACAAAGAGAAGTTGCAAAATCGATTCGTTTGCAAAAAACGGATTCGTTAGTTTTTAAATTTGATCTAACGTTGGCAGAACGAACAGAAAAATGGCAGTTTTACAAAAGAGTGACGCTTGAAAATACTCAAAAATTAGTTTGGAATGATGCCGGCTTTTTGAAAGATATCGGCCAGACTTATTTAAAACATATTAATGATACAGAAAGTTTGAAAAAATCAATTTTCTGGGTGAAACGTTCGTTGGAAATCAATGATTCGTATGATGGAAATTTATTGATTGCCCGACTTTACAATAAAATCAAAGACAAAACAATGGCGTTGCAATATGCCAAAGATGCCAAAGTAATTTGTACCGAAATGACTTGGGATCCTAAAGAAGTTGATGCTTTAATAACTGAACTAAACAAAAAATAACCAAAAAAATACCGCAGAAATTACCATGGAAGTTACATTAAGACCCGCAACTGAAAATGACTTGCAAAAAATTCTTGAAATTGTAAATCATTCTATTTTGCATACAACTGCAAATTATAGTTATGATATTCAAACACTTGAAGTGCAGACAAAATGGTTTGAAGATAAAAAATCTAAAAACCTGCCAATCGTAGTTGCCGATTTAGATGGTGAAGTGGTAGGTTTTGGAAGTTATGGGCAGTTTCGTGAAAAAATTGGCTATCAATATACAGTCGAACATTCTGTTTATGTAGTTGACAATGTAATAGGAAAAGGTATTGGATCTAAATTATTAACTGAATTAATTCGTTTAGCAAAAGAACAAGGCTATCACGTTATGATTGGCGCAATCGACGCAGATAACGCAGGAAGCATTGCTTTTCATGAACGCTTCGGATTTGTAGCAACAGGAACAATCCGAGAAGTTGGATATAAATTTGATCACTGGCTGGATTTAGTTTTTATGCAGTTGATATTAAAATAGTTATAACATCTTCATCTTTGTCAGGCTGAGCGAAGTCGAAGTCTCAGTTGCTGAATCACTTTGCGGGACTTCGACTTCGCTCAGTCTGACATCTGACTAAACCACTCTGCACTGAAAGTGCAGAGGTTTGTTTGACGAGGGACTGAAAGTCCCTTTTTCTATTTCATTCAAGAATGAAATTTGAATCATCATCATTATCTTTCCTTCTATGATGCTCCAGATATTCATTTACCATTTCATCAGTTATATTTCCTGTACTCCAAACTCCATAACCACTTGCCCAAAAATGTTGTCCCCAGTAACGTGCGTGAAGTTCTGGAAACTCCATTTGCAATTTCCTTGAAGTACGACCTTTGAAACTTTTTAAAATTGAACTTACATTTTGCTTTGGCGCATACTCAATATGCATGTGAACGTGATCTGCGCTCACAACTCCTTTCAAAATTTCTATCCCTTCCGCTTCGCATATTTGTATCAAAAGTTCACGACAGCGCTTTTGGATATCACCTTTCAAAACCTTAAACCTATATTTCGTAACCCAAACAACATGACATGTTAATCTGCTTACTGTGTGCGAACCTTTTCTTAATTCTGTAGCCATAAATTAAAGATAAAGATTTTTTCGCATTACTAAAGTACTGCAATAAATTGCAGGGTTTTTAACCCAAATCTGAGACCAATAAAACAAAAAAATCCACAAACTTGAATTTCTTCAAATTTGTGGATTTTTTTTATTTTTAAGCTAAGAATTAACTTTTAATCCAATTGATTACTTCTGCATCTGTAACTAATGTTTTAGGTTTGATTACTTTGACCAATTGCCCTTTTTCATTAATTAAATATTTTTGAAAATTCCATTCCACTTCTGAATCTTGCACTCCGTTTTTAGATTTTTGAGTCAAGAATTTGTAAACCTCGCACATATCATCACCTTTTACCGAAACTTTATCCATCATTGGAAAAGTTACGCCATAATTCAATTGGCAAAATGTAGCAATTTCTTCATTTGTTCCTGGCTCCTGCCCTGCAAAATTATTTGCCGGAAAACCTACAATTACAAAGTTTTTGTCTTTGTATTCTTTGTAAACTGCCTCAAGATCTTTGTACTGTGGCGTAAGTCCACATTTTGAAGCTGTATTGACAATCATTACTTTTTTTCCTTTTAAGGAAGCAAAATCAAAAGTCTTTCCTGACAAATCTTCAACTTTGAACTGGTAAATTGTTCCTTCTGCCATGTTTTTTTCTGTTTTAGATTTTTTATTACTCGATTGAGCCTGAGTTTGTGCAAAAACCATAAAGAGGGCGCTGCACATCAAAAATGCTATTTTTTTCATTGTTTAATTTTTTATAAAATTAGTTAAAATCTGATTTACAATGTGGCTTTGTTACTTTTATTTTCTATTAAAGATTCGTTAAAAAAATGAAGCCTAACGTTAATCAGACGTTAGGCTTCCCCCCATACAAACAAATCAAACCATGAATTAATTACTATGCCTTTTTTTATTTTTATTTTAAATATAGTTGATGCCTCCCGGTTATAACGAAAATTAATTTCAACCCCTAATTCGTATTTTAATGACTTTTTTAATGGCGTGTATGGATTTTTACTATTTATAAATTGAAAATACGGCTTAATAAATTTTCTATTTGGAAGTCCGAGGACACCAACTATTAAACTTTAATAATCAAATATTATTCATCAGAATTTCGAAATGAACGTTCTGTCTGTCTTTTTTAAAATCATTTTTAGAGAATTTTGTAAGTGCCAAAACATTTGTAAGAGCTACAATCAATATTTTAAAAAAAATTACCTTATTCATGATCCTATATTTTTATTTATTGAGATTTTATTTACACTTTTAACTCCAAAAACATTCTTTTTTCTAAACTTATTTTTAGAATTTCTAGAACCGTTGTTCTCAAATTCTCCCCGTTTTATGGGTGATTTTGCTATTATTATGCATTTAGATTTTCTTTTATAATAGCATTTACGTAATTGGATTGCATTTGGTTTTAAAAAATCGAAAAAAAAATTAAAAAAAACTTTAAATATTTTTCAAACCCTAATGTTTACTAGGTTTTTGGCTGTTAAAAAAATAGAATTTTCACAAAAAAATAAATTATCTTTATCTCAGGTAATAAAATAATGTAAGAATTAATTATTTGTTTAAGCTTTAAAATCCAAATCTATGAGTCAAGAAGAGTTATTAGTTTTAATTTACAAAAAAGACGAAAGAGCTTTTACCCATCTGTACGATATGTACTCGAAAAGTTTGTTTTCGGTCATTAGTGTACTAATCAAAAATCGCGAAGAAGCCGAAGATGTTTTGCAAGAAGTTTTTGTAAAAATCTGGAAAAACATCGATTCGTATAACGAAAGCAAAGGACGATTTTATACTTGGATCCTTAATATTGCTAGGAATACTTCTATTGACACA comes from Flavobacterium sp. KACC 22761 and encodes:
- the menA gene encoding 1,4-dihydroxy-2-naphthoate octaprenyltransferase, which encodes MKHWIEAARLRTLPLSVSGIIVGSIYALSNPTETINTPTEVFSWKIFGFALLTTLGLQVLSNFANDYGDGVKGTDNADRVGPQRAIQSGKITPQAMKKAIIITSLLTLLSAIILIYFAFGKDNFGYSIFFLLLGIAAIVAAIKYTVGNSAYGYKGFGDVFVFIFFGLVSTLGVNFLYSKEVEPLLILPAIAIGLLSVAVLNLNNMRDEESDRKSGKNTIVVQIGGAKAKVYHFTLIITAMILVVVFAILSDYNFDQYLFLLAYIPLTKHLITVSKNQDPKLLDPELKKVALSTFLLSLLLVICMISLISDIIVNLFLGGR
- a CDS encoding DUF2853 family protein codes for the protein MSAREELIKKYAADLKEKCGISPNMDLLTKVTIGCGPSIYNADASTVASSQQSELDTVKKNFLIKKLGLKDGPDLDAGINAVIEKYGHANKHKYRAVVYYLLTIHFKKESVYNK
- a CDS encoding M28 family metallopeptidase, which translates into the protein MKKTLIYAAFAFLIFTQASVSQVSEDPEIKKMISEIKAENLEATINKLVSFGTRHTLSDPKNKTKGIGAAQQWVKSEFDKFALESNGRLTSEIDYFDVKADGKRINVDSKIGNVMATLKGTDPNDNRIIIISGHLDSRVSDVMNIKSNAPGANDDGSGVAAVIELAKVMSKRSFPATIIFVAVTGEEQGLIGARHLAEKAKEGKWNIIAMLNNDMIGNSLSSGTNLRDNTQIRIFSETIPYLETEEEAKMRKAISRDNDSPSRLLARYIKTVTEQYVDQLKVKLVYRNDRFLRGGDHTPFSQNGFTAVRFCEMNENFDHQHQDLRTENNIKYGDLPEFMDFDYLRKNTCSNLATLANLASSPKAPENVGIEVKKLSNSSTLIWSAPEGKAQYGYQILMRETSSSHWEKTIFVKDTQAEIPYSKDNYFFAVQTVDALGHSSLPIFPIPIK
- a CDS encoding tetratricopeptide repeat protein produces the protein MTFKKTVLSLLIAFSLNAFAQKEGYWDKERATTKEIIVSARDRIVLKTEDLPVGTTEIVYRITLLDENQQMANSLVSVLKSIPDPTGISQGSAGAVFLMSKISGDDTCTYSLFTSSETAKKYIEDGKIDKACYSQEEPLSKDAKRLSLDKSSCLGQNTSNIWFGFHSKNWLLKQKIVLEVVPWVDVKLNRGWNQDNKNEIISLCKTSTMAQKMANSDDFCVCILDKIIKQYRYTEFQKLLPIEKNKVYKDFGNACYKDADISKNVFNDLRSQASSLIKKQKYNEAIPKLNIIINEGKATALDYNSIGYCYILTKQYEKALKFLQEGEKLDNTELLVKLNLAHLYLVTNNYSDAKTIYKKYQDQNVTDSVSWKDKTKLDFAIFQKAGLPSKDFEKILKLYY
- a CDS encoding S1 RNA-binding domain-containing protein, which translates into the protein MLKIGKYNALKILRDTKVGLFLGNPENDPDGIHDVLLPNKYVPNEFEIGEELVVFVYLDHEQRPVATTLEPYIMLNEFALLRVNYINQVGAFMDWGMEKDILVPFKEQARPMEKGKRYLVYLYMDKQTNRLVASSKTNQFLSNDHLTVEKGEEVDLIVSHITDMGINVIINEQHKGLLYKDEVYDDSIRTGDRMRGYIKNIRPDNKIDVVLQVQGYESIEPNAEKILGELRANRGFLRLNDNSHPEDIKTVLKMSKKTFKKAIGALYKEKLIEIKEDGIYLVKEN
- a CDS encoding 1,4-dihydroxy-2-naphthoyl-CoA synthase encodes the protein MDWITAREFEDITYKKCNGVARIAFNRPNVRNAFRPKTTSELYQAFYDAQEDTSIGVVLLSAEGPSTKDGVYSFCSGGDQNARGHQGYVGDDGQHRLNILEVQRLIRFMPKVVIAVVPGWAVGGGHSLHVVCDMTLASKEHAIFKQTDADVTSFDGGYGSAYLAKMVGQKKAREIFFLGRNYSAQEAFEMGMVNAVIPHDELEATAYEWAQEILQKSPTSIKMLKFAMNLTDDGMVGQQVFAGEATRLAYMTEEAKEGRNAFLEKRKPNFGENKWLP
- a CDS encoding metal-dependent hydrolase, whose amino-acid sequence is MKITFYGHASLGIEVGGKHIIVDPFITANPAAASIDLRDLKADYILLTHAHSDHVLDVQALAKLTNAVIVSNAEIASYYAKLGFNTHPMNHGGSWKFDFGKVKYVNAIHSSTFPDGASGGNPGGFVIESEHKNIYIAGDTALTMDMKLIPLRTELDLAILPIGNNFTMDIEDAIIASDFLECDKVLGYHFDTFGYIEINHEEAIKKFFDKGKDLMLLAIGESIEL